The following are encoded together in the Plasmodium brasilianum strain Bolivian I chromosome 10, whole genome shotgun sequence genome:
- a CDS encoding orotidine 5'-phosphate decarboxylase has protein sequence MGMKTKLEKRRSEVNTCLCIGIDPDEDDIQNFKKNEKEKGFKNIRNNLNDSGINAIEIGRDLLLGKESFDNLKEKDEFFYFFNHFCFYIINTTKQHALVYKMNFAFYIPYGSVGIDVLKNVFDLLHYLNIPTILDMKINDIGNTVKSYRKFIFEYLKSDSCTVNIYMGTEMLRDICYNEEKKQYYSAFVLIKTTNKDSYIFQKDLSSGNKQAYMLMAEKAQEMSSILKIEENNEFIGFVVGANSFEEMKIIRNQFPDCYILSPGIGAQNGDLLKTLSYGYTQNYEKLLINIGRTITKNADPKKASEMYYNQITQILKGLQN, from the coding sequence ATGGGtatgaaaacaaaattagaaaaaagaaggagTGAAGTAAATACCTGTTTGTGTATTGGAATAGACCCTGATGAAGAtgatatacaaaattttaagaaaaatgaaaaagaaaagggaTTTAAAAACATTAGGAACAACTTAAATGATAGCGGAATAAATGCAATTGAAATAGGAAGAGATCTTTTATTAGGAAAAGAATCCTTTGACaacttaaaagaaaaagatgaattcttttatttttttaatcatttttgtttttatataattaatacaaCAAAACAACATGCGTtagtatataaaatgaattttgctttttacaTCCCATATGGTTCAGTAGGCATtgatgttttaaaaaatgtctttgatttattacattatttaaatataccaACAATTCTTGATATGAAAATTAATGATATTGGAAATACAGTTAAAAGTTATaggaaatttatttttgaatatttgaAAAGTGACTCCTGCactgttaatatatatatgggcaCCGAAATGTTAAGAGACATATGttataatgaagaaaagaaaCAGTACTATAGTGCTTTTGTTCTTATTAAAACAACAAATAAAGATTcctatatatttcaaaaagaCCTTTCTTCTGGTAATAAACAAGCATATATGTTAATGGCAGAAAAAGCCCAGGAAATGTCatccattttaaaaatagaagaaaataacGAATTTATTGGTTTTGTTGTTGGTGCCAATAGTTTtgaagaaatgaaaattataagaaatcAATTTCCAGATTGCTATATTTTATCTCCAGGAATAGGAGCACAGAATGGGGATTTGCTTAAAACGTTAAGTTATGGTTACACtcaaaattatgaaaaattattgatTAATATTGGTAGAACTATAACGAAAAATGCCGATCCGAAAAAAGCTTCTGAAATGTACTATAATCAGATTACTCAAATTTTGAAAGGGCTACAAAATTAG
- a CDS encoding HORMA domain protein gives MKDLLNLPPFFFKALIPIKKYLLDKSLYKYRIILKNLRDEVIKIFTIEFEQLYKTNSKQLSYSSFEQFAWDFFTYLEMQMFENCDTEKTFEISFDLLKDHEENPSIHESLKDDWEIISYDSKD, from the exons ATGAAAGATTTACTCAATTtacccccttttttttttaaggcaCTAATtcctataaaaaaatacctgTTGGATAAAagcttatataaatacagaataattttaaagaatttgAGAGATGAagtcataaaaatattcacaaTTGAGTTTGAGCAATTATACAAAACAAATAGCAAACAACTTAGCTATTCTTCCTTTGAGCAGTTTGCTTGGGACTTTTTTACGTATCTTGAAATGCAGATGTTTGAAAACTGTGATACGG AAAAGACGTTTGAGATTTCCTTTGATTTACTGAAAGACCATGAGGAAAACCCCTCCATTCATGAGAGCTTAAAAGATGATTGGgaaataatttcatatgATAGTAAGGATtga
- a CDS encoding hypothetical protein (conserved Plasmodium protein) translates to MTSNTPKYNKGLKKEEAPPYGEVLVKCAEDENCDYQTKIKVNIGNNQRILLLIRHYKEEYYLIIHQHKLIVAYPMYYTGIAPEKSIYSYKGFYERGDDDFDKQNKRGHDRCMKYEMNLHERSSIPVFKGFNDKSFSMCCSCFDIPFAYENINTVYPDFPKDMRLECPTDNRWNRKLFKERLVSIKRSVRHLLPFYAIFRFKKEVKLYLIFNITIIKKEKSFSDYYNLYEEKTNLTATSYRYVLDELTNFMNIYDNNKIVSISYSSSAFDDIIIPKFYNNYLLYPFYPEELYNIKYDTLDYGCSYNIADKFECIESDESRCTYTESNCLKKTILIPRHYISQSSEEVCGIIGSNLNSSEKEQHCVAKHECIQNTVESYLNKAKEFTKGNEDIVTKLPVINGKYPHYIFQKKDYNKQNADKRTVDYFTDTNIHHYVAYEYYKEDRTEFIINLRNKKKQNLAMRDSFAPMAYGQANPPTQNHTGMGGRSSVSDVKGINDIRSMRSNNPGSSELRYRVQGGEAPEGEEDRNAYDSIIFYMETLNELRIINILYSDVCDKVNEDKCGVLVHVWNPSKEAVKARLKLQCNIKSEGKYTSEKNLVYDEGVYQFLFFFQVPIETFKLFKNCNVYAYGAFKLYDVQTYVEHKKGFIRNLFYHKTKNISSMKLYSDGIRRFICCSEHTEICKIKNIPHCTVDETLNLLNVFFFILFLIFVVIVFLTGNNNKRNRISSQVNAGSSQNSSVDDDKDS, encoded by the coding sequence ATGACTTCAAATACcccaaaatataataagggTCTAAAGAAGGAGGAAGCACCTCCGTACGGGGAAGTTTTAGTAAAGTGTGCGGAAGATGAGAACTGCGACTACCAAACTAAGATAAAAGTAAACATAGGAAATAACCAGAGGATATTATTGCTTATACGGCATTATAAAGAAgagtattatttaataatacatCAACATAAATTAATAGTAGCTTATCCAATGTATTATACTGGAATAGCTCCTGAAAAATCGATATATAGCTATAAAGGTTTTTATGAAAGAGGAGATGATGACTTTGATAAACAGAATAAAAGAGGACATGATAGATGCATGAAATATGAAATGAATCTTCATGAAAGGTCAAGTATTCCTGTCTTCAAAGGGTTTAATGATAAGTCTTTTTCTATGTGTTGTTCCTGTTTCGATATTCCTTTtgcatatgaaaatattaatactgTATATCCGGATTTCCCTAAAGATATGCGTTTAGAATGTCCTACAGATAACAGGTGGAATAggaaattatttaaagaaagaCTAGTGTCTATTAAGAGAAGTGTTCGTCATTTACTACCATTCTATGCAATATTTCGTTTTAAAAAGgaagtaaaattatatcttatttttaatattacaattataaaaaaggaaaaaagttTTTCCGACtactataatttatatgaagaaaaaacaaatttaactGCAACAAGTTATAGATATGTATTAGATGAGTTAACcaattttatgaacatatatgaTAACAACAAGATAGTTAGTATATCTTATTCTTCATCCGCCTTTgatgatattattattcctaaattttataataattatttattatacccATTTTATCCTGAAGAattgtataatattaaatatgacACGTTAGATTATGGATGCTCATACAACATAGCTGATAAATTTGAATGTATAGAAAGTGATGAAAGTAGGTGTACATATACTGAATCTAACTGCTTAAAGAAAACTATACTAATACCAAGACACTATATTTCACAGAGTAGTGAAGAAGTTTGTGGGATCATAGGTTCTAATCTTAATTCAAGTGAGAAGGAACAACACTGTGTTGCTAAACATGAATGTATTCAAAATACAGTAGaatcatatttaaataaagcaaaagaaTTTACAAAAGGAAATGAAGATATAGTCACAAAATTACCAGtaataaatggaaaatatcctcattatatttttcaaaaaaaagattataatAAACAGAATGCTGATAAAAGAACTGTTGATTATTTCACAGATACTAATATCCATCATTATGTTGCTTATGAGTATTATAAGGAAGACCGCACggaatttattataaacttaagaaacaaaaagaagCAAAACCTGGCTATGAGGGATTCCTTTGCCCCAATGGCCTATGGACAGGCCAATCCCCCTACCCAAAACCACACGGGGATGGGAGGAAGGAGCAGTGTAAGTGATGTAAAAGGCATAAACGACATACGCAGCATGCGCAGTAATAACCCTGGCAGTAGTGAACTGCGCTACAGAGTGCAAGGGGGAGAAGCGCCTGAAGGGGAAGAGGACAGGAATGCGTATGACAGCATCATCTTTTACATGGAAACGCTGAATGAGTTAAGAATAATCAACATTTTATACTCAGATGTATGTGATAAAGTAAATGAAGACAAATGTGGAGTCCTCGTGCACGTATGGAACCCATCGAAGGAAGCTGTTAAAGCAAGACTAAAATTacaatgtaatataaaatccGAGGGAAAATATACgagtgaaaaaaatttagtataTGATGAAGGGGTATatcaatttttgtttttttttcaagtacCTATAGAAACctttaaactttttaaaaattgtaatgtTTATGCTTATGGTGCTTTTAAGTTATATGATGTACAGACATATGTtgaacataaaaaaggatttattagaaatcttttttatcataaaactaaaaatattagtaGTATGAAATTATACTCTGATGGGATAAGGAGATTCATTTGTTGTTCAGAACATACGGAAATTTGcaaaattaagaatattCCTCATTGTACTGTTGACGAAACTTTAAACTTGTTAAatgttttcttctttatcttatttctaatatttgTTGTTATTGTCTTTCTCACtggaaataataacaaaagaaatagaatATCCAGTCAGGTTAATGCTGGAAGTAGCCAAAACTCCTCCGTAGATGATGACAAGGATAGCTGA